A window from Sinanaerobacter sp. ZZT-01 encodes these proteins:
- a CDS encoding DUF3991 and TOPRIM domain-containing protein, whose translation MRTSSKPMPFTEEQMKQVFDTNIIDFAVENGFQIEKGDNYTVHVKNSGGLYLFNHGRGYYCFSTQTKGNIVDFAKEYLGASDFKSAAELILGCRAYEGTTSLVPPIEKGPKGELVLPPKDKSFDRTIAYLTHTRGIDKEIVYAMIEAGKVYGARTEKNGYTFHNCAFVGYDETAKPRYCALRAPSSDSKFRQDVENSDKTYGFCMEGRSNRVYEFEAPIDAMSHASLCKLHGIDWREDHRVAEGCLSDKALYRYLQHHPEIVEIVFCYDNDVDGKDAKGQPHNHGQIQAGISAETFADLGYKTFIQTPQTKDFNQDLLAFRGIQEQNLKEQDMER comes from the coding sequence ATGCGTACATCGTCAAAGCCTATGCCCTTTACGGAAGAGCAGATGAAGCAGGTCTTTGACACCAATATCATTGACTTCGCCGTGGAAAATGGTTTTCAGATTGAAAAAGGCGATAACTACACCGTTCATGTGAAGAACAGCGGCGGACTGTATCTGTTTAACCATGGGCGCGGCTACTACTGTTTTTCTACACAGACCAAGGGTAATATCGTGGATTTTGCAAAGGAATATTTGGGTGCATCGGATTTCAAAAGTGCGGCAGAACTGATTTTGGGCTGCCGTGCCTATGAGGGAACGACTTCCTTGGTGCCACCTATTGAAAAAGGTCCCAAGGGCGAACTGGTACTGCCGCCCAAGGACAAGAGTTTTGACCGTACTATCGCCTACTTGACCCATACTCGTGGCATTGATAAGGAAATTGTCTACGCTATGATTGAGGCTGGGAAAGTGTATGGAGCAAGGACTGAGAAAAACGGTTATACATTCCATAACTGTGCCTTTGTAGGTTATGACGAAACAGCTAAGCCCCGGTACTGTGCACTCAGAGCGCCAAGCTCAGACAGTAAGTTTCGTCAGGATGTAGAAAACTCTGATAAGACATATGGTTTCTGCATGGAGGGGCGTTCCAACCGTGTATATGAATTTGAAGCCCCCATTGATGCTATGAGCCACGCCAGTCTCTGCAAGCTCCACGGCATTGATTGGCGGGAGGATCATCGGGTTGCCGAGGGATGTCTGTCAGATAAGGCTCTTTACCGCTATTTGCAGCACCACCCAGAAATTGTCGAGATTGTGTTTTGCTATGATAACGATGTGGACGGCAAAGATGCCAAGGGTCAGCCCCATAACCACGGACAGATTCAGGCGGGAATCTCCGCTGAAACCTTTGCGGATTTGGGGTACAAGACCTTTATACAGACCCCGCAGACAAAGGATTTTAATCAGGATTTGTTGGCTTTTCGTGGGATACAGGAGCAAAATCTAAAAGAGCAGGATATGGAGAGGTAG
- a CDS encoding HipA domain-containing protein, producing the protein MADGMKRYILMHKNISVADIELDEASSAISAIGHIYEAPHVPLGIPVKKGVIDRSALNEWWRGRAIPASRAGIKNALTELNLSTTQKLLEKCLGLSLSDQYWICPADSGIQWSQVNFFDNPFSEDVGNILFGQGSSNDHMSLMSPDNTSDGWLKKKWKIIDGKRCLIKGGSGATQQEPYNEVMAGKIMERLGIPHVPYTLLTEDEYPYSVCEDFITPQTELISAWYVMQTEKKPNHVSIYQHYLDCCEKLGILGMKEALDQMMVLDYLIANEDRHQNNFGVVRNAETLEYLGTAPIFDSGTSLWFDKPISMIGSKAKLSCKPFKNNHEEQIKLVSSFEWLNLNTLYDIDEELRELMRGSVFIDTARCDALCFALRERVELLSEVVNTRRTWIPVDDHRSDVTEDTAYSGKDDLER; encoded by the coding sequence ATGGCAGATGGCATGAAACGATATATACTGATGCACAAAAATATTTCGGTAGCCGATATAGAGCTGGATGAAGCGTCCAGCGCGATTTCTGCTATCGGCCATATCTATGAAGCACCCCATGTGCCGCTGGGTATTCCGGTGAAAAAAGGTGTGATAGACCGCAGCGCACTTAATGAATGGTGGCGTGGACGAGCAATCCCTGCAAGCCGTGCCGGAATCAAAAATGCACTGACAGAACTGAATCTGTCTACAACACAAAAATTGTTGGAAAAATGCCTTGGTTTGAGTCTTTCCGATCAGTATTGGATCTGTCCGGCTGATTCTGGCATTCAGTGGTCACAGGTCAACTTCTTTGATAATCCTTTTTCGGAGGATGTGGGAAATATCCTGTTTGGACAGGGTTCCTCTAATGACCATATGAGCCTGATGTCCCCGGATAATACTTCGGACGGCTGGCTCAAGAAAAAGTGGAAGATTATAGATGGGAAACGCTGCCTGATTAAGGGCGGAAGCGGTGCGACTCAGCAGGAGCCATATAACGAGGTGATGGCTGGAAAAATTATGGAACGGCTTGGAATTCCCCATGTTCCATATACCCTGCTTACAGAGGATGAGTATCCTTACAGTGTATGCGAGGACTTCATTACACCGCAGACAGAACTAATCTCGGCATGGTATGTGATGCAGACGGAGAAAAAGCCGAACCATGTGTCGATTTATCAGCATTACCTTGATTGCTGCGAAAAGCTTGGTATCCTTGGTATGAAGGAAGCCCTCGACCAGATGATGGTGCTGGATTACCTGATTGCTAATGAAGACCGGCATCAGAATAACTTCGGTGTGGTGAGAAATGCGGAAACCCTTGAATATCTTGGAACGGCTCCCATATTTGACAGCGGAACTTCTCTTTGGTTTGATAAGCCCATTTCTATGATTGGCTCGAAAGCTAAGCTGTCCTGCAAGCCTTTTAAGAACAACCATGAGGAGCAGATCAAGCTGGTAAGCTCTTTTGAGTGGCTGAACCTGAACACACTTTATGATATTGACGAGGAGCTACGGGAGCTGATGCGCGGGTCCGTGTTTATAGATACTGCCCGTTGCGATGCGTTGTGCTTTGCCCTTCGGGAGAGAGTGGAACTGCTTTCGGAAGTGGTAAATACCCGCAGAACATGGATTCCGGTAGACGACCACCGCAGCGATGTGACGGAGGATACTGCCTATAGCGGTAAAGATGATTTAGAACGATAA
- a CDS encoding Crp/Fnr family transcriptional regulator: MNIDILRNISLFSAVKESNLEKLIAGNHIYQKHYMKGATVHNANETCRTLDIVLSGSLVAYSLSTNGSATTMFEFSQGSVIGANLLFGDNHSYPLTIYCLIDCQIIHIDINAVLEFLHDYNFTLHYIKSISQNSQGINQKIAMFTQRTLRENIMNYFKQQTIIQKSSVILLPMSKRQLADYFGVQRPSLFREMKKLKEEGIIEINNRTIAIKKYKY; the protein is encoded by the coding sequence ATGAATATTGACATTTTACGAAACATTTCATTATTTTCAGCTGTAAAGGAATCTAATTTAGAAAAACTAATAGCAGGTAATCATATTTATCAAAAACACTATATGAAAGGTGCAACCGTTCATAATGCAAATGAAACTTGCCGTACATTAGATATTGTATTGTCAGGAAGTTTGGTTGCGTATTCTTTATCAACGAACGGTTCAGCAACTACGATGTTTGAATTTAGTCAGGGAAGTGTGATAGGAGCAAATTTATTATTTGGTGACAACCACAGTTATCCTCTTACTATCTATTGTCTTATAGATTGTCAAATTATCCATATTGACATAAATGCTGTTTTGGAGTTTTTGCATGATTACAATTTTACATTGCATTATATAAAGTCAATCTCACAAAATTCACAAGGAATAAATCAGAAGATAGCAATGTTTACACAAAGAACACTTCGTGAAAATATTATGAATTATTTTAAACAGCAAACTATCATACAGAAATCTTCGGTAATTCTGCTTCCAATGAGTAAAAGACAACTGGCAGATTATTTTGGTGTACAAAGACCTTCTTTGTTCAGAGAAATGAAAAAATTAAAAGAGGAAGGTATTATTGAAATTAATAACCGTACAATCGCAATAAAAAAATATAAATACTAA
- a CDS encoding DUF3846 domain-containing protein: MEGFLKPYQVEQIKKKYTVGTKIQLDHMDGERDMPDGLSGEIKFVDDQGQLHMKWQNGRTLALVPNVDSFHILREAENENDKCPDGCIQVLVVEPHKNPYVSTVRNDYRAMQELVGGCIEFVPLSELNCHLYCNDEGKLNGLTGNRRMDNGDIICGTFFICTDDGEGNDTSLSNEQITYFSNHFHEPEFYSNTEAHSFAMEVGYADSKEEFLRMLGIVPEADENDFER; this comes from the coding sequence ATGGAAGGATTTTTAAAACCATATCAGGTAGAACAGATTAAGAAAAAGTATACTGTCGGTACTAAAATTCAACTTGACCATATGGACGGTGAGAGAGATATGCCGGACGGCCTGTCGGGCGAAATAAAATTCGTGGACGATCAGGGGCAGCTCCATATGAAATGGCAGAATGGAAGAACTTTGGCGCTTGTACCCAATGTGGACAGTTTTCATATTCTGAGGGAAGCCGAGAATGAAAATGACAAATGCCCAGATGGCTGCATTCAGGTGCTTGTGGTGGAGCCGCATAAGAATCCTTATGTTTCCACAGTCAGAAATGATTACAGGGCAATGCAGGAGCTGGTAGGCGGCTGCATAGAGTTTGTACCGTTGTCAGAGCTTAACTGCCACCTCTACTGCAATGACGAAGGCAAACTGAATGGACTAACCGGAAACCGAAGAATGGATAATGGTGACATTATCTGCGGCACATTTTTCATCTGCACTGACGATGGAGAGGGTAACGATACTTCCCTTTCCAATGAGCAGATTACTTATTTCAGCAACCACTTTCATGAGCCGGAGTTTTATTCTAATACAGAAGCCCACAGCTTTGCCATGGAAGTTGGATATGCAGATAGTAAAGAAGAATTTCTGCGAATGCTGGGGATTGTGCCGGAAGCTGACGAAAATGATTTTGAACGATAA